A single region of the Kwoniella botswanensis chromosome 1, complete sequence genome encodes:
- a CDS encoding T-complex protein 1, beta subunit, which produces MNVFADEATEERGENARLSSFVGAMALGDLVKSTLGPKGMNKILQSASTSQITVTNDGATILKSIHLDNPAAKILVNISKVQDDEVGDGTTSVCVLASELLREAEKLVTIQKIHPQTVVEGFRIASKASLEALEQSAENNSNDETKFRNDLFNIARTTLSSKVLSQDKDYFANLAVDAVLRLKGSTDLEHIQIIKKPGGKLTDSYLDEGFILDKTIATNSPKRIENAKILIANTSMDTDKIKIFGARVRVDGTGKLAELERAEKEKMKAKVQAIAAHGVTCFVNRQLIYNYPESLLAESGIMSIEHADFEGVERLALVTGGEIASTFDAPDKVKIGRCDLIEEIMIGEDKLIKFSGVAAGQACTVVLRGATSQMVEEAERSLHDALSVLSQTVKETRVTLGGGCAEMLMSCKVEEAARTVKGKKALAVEGFARALRQMPTILADNGGYDSSDLVTKLRAAHYEGRSDAGLDMEKGEIGSMKELGVTESYKLKKQVVVSASEAAEMILRVDNILRSTPRRREAH; this is translated from the exons ATGAACGTATTCGctgatgag GCCACCGAAGAGAGAGGTGAAAATGCTCGTTTGTCATCATTTGTCGGTGCTATGGCCCTAGGTGATTTGGTCAAATCTACTTTGGGTCCAAAGGGAATGAACAAGATATTAC AATCCGCTTCCACCAGTCAAATCACCGTGACCAACGATGGAGCTACCATTCTCAAATCGATCCACCTCGACAACCCCGCAGCCAAGATCCTAGTAAATATATCCAAAGTGCAGGACGAcgaagttggagatggaacCACCTCAGTCTGCGTATTGGCATCAGAGTTATTGAGAGAAGCGGAAAAATTAGTTACCATTCAGAAGATCCATCCTCAAACTGTTGTAGAAGGATTCCGAATCGCTTCGAAAGCATCTCTTGAAGCTTTAGAACAATCAGCTGAGAACAACTCAAATGACGAAACCAAATTTAGGAATGATCTTTTCAACATTGCAAGAACTACTTTATCGTCAAAAGTGCTATCGCAAGATAAAGATTATTTTGCCAATTTGGCGGTAGATGCTGTTTTGAGGTTGAAAGGATCAACGGATTTGGAACATATTCAGATTATTAAGAAACCTGGTGGTAAACTGACGGATTCATaccttgatgaag GGTTCATCCTTGATAAGACCATTGCTACGAACTCGCCTAAGAGGATAGAAAATGCTAAGATTTTGATTGCCAATACAT CTATGGATACCGACAAGATCAAGATTTTCGGTgcgagagtgagagtggatGGAACAGGTAAATTGGCGGAGCTAGAAAGAGCTGAGAAA GAAAAAATGAAAGCCAAAGTACAAGCTATTGCCGCTCACGGTGTAACATGTTTCGTCAACCGACAACTGATCTACAACTACCCTGAATCTCTTCTCGCCGAATCTGGAATCATGTCCATTGAACATGCCGATTTCGAAGGTGTAGAGAGGTTAGCCTTGGTCACTGGTGGAGAGATTGCGAGTACCTTCGATGCGCCTGATAAGGTCAAGATTGGTAGATGTGATTTGATTGAGGAGATCATGATTGGTGaagacaag CTCATCAAATTCTCGGGTGTCGCCGCTGGACAAGCATGTACGGTAGTCTTACGGGGAGCCACTTCCCAGATGGTCGAAGAGGCTGAACGATCCTTGCATGACGCCTTATCAGTCCTATCGCAAACAGTTAAAGAGACCCGAGTGACATTGGGAGGAGGATGCGCCGAGATGTTGATGTCATGTAAAGTCGAGGAAGCTGCCCGTACGGTCAAGGGTAAGAAAGCTTTGGCTGTAGAAGGTTTCGCAAGGGCTTTGAGACAAATGCCAACTATCTTGGCTGATAATGGTGGATACGACTCGAGTGATTTGGTAACTAAGTTGAGAGCTGCTCATTACGAGGGAAGATCAGATGCTGgtttag ATatggagaaaggtgaaattGGATCTATGAAAGAGTTGGGTGTGACCGAGTCGTACAAGCTCAAGAAACAAGTGGTAGTCAGTGCGAGTGAGGCTGCAGAGATGATTCTACG TGTCGATAACATCTTGCGAAGTACACCAAGACGTCGTGAAGCTCATTAG
- a CDS encoding WD repeat-containing protein JIP5 → MPDIKLRNQPFDLAFHPNESVIFSSLLTGEVKAWRYDDEDGSTSSSWSVRPSKRTARALALEESGKHIWMGGKSGTLFQLTTEMGTIVREQEKAHDVPINRVFCVNENLIASGDDDGIIKLWDPRKPDVIREYNQHFDYISDFTYFEDKRQLVSTSGDGHLSVIDIRSNKAQPLTVSADQEDELLSIVQIKGGQKAIVGSGLGILSIWNRKLGWGDSVDRIPGHPASIDAIVALTPDIIATGSEDGMIRVLQVLPHKFLGVIASHEEYPIERIKLDRNSRWLGSVSHDECLKLTDVSDLFEDSDGEDEEMEVEQEKQKKKKNKGKGGLGDLGRGGAEQENADFFADL, encoded by the exons ATGCCAGATATCAAACTCAGAAACCAG CCTTTCGACCTCGCATTCCATCCTAATGAATCggtgatcttctcttcactGTTGACGGGAGAAGTCAAAGCGTGGAGGTacgacgacgaagatggatcgacatcttcttcatggTCTGTCAGACCTTCCAAGAGGACTGCAAGGGCCTTGGCGCTTGAAGAAAGTGGGAAACATATTTGGATGGGAGGAAAGAGTGGGACCCTGTT TCAATTGACAACTGAGATGGGTACTATAGTGAGAGAACAGGAAAAAGCTCATGA TGTACCGATAAATCGAGTGTTCTGCGTAAATGAAAATCTAATAGCttcaggtgatgatgatgggattaTCAAACTTTGGGATCCAAGGAAACCAGATGTGATCCGAGAATATAATCAGCATTTCGATTATATTTCTGATTTCACATATTTCGAAGATAAACGACAGCTGGTATCCACTTC TGGAGATGGACATTTATCAGTAATTGATATCCGATCAAACAAAGCGCAGCCGTTGACCGTATCAGcagatcaggaagatgaacTATTATCGATCGTACAGATAAAAGGCGGTCAGAAAGCCATAGTGGGAAGTGGTCTGGGTATATTATCGATATGGAATAGGAAATTAGGCTGGGGTGATT CGGTCGACCGTATACCCGGTCATCCAGCTTCGATCGATGCCATCGTTGCTCTCACTCCTGATATAATAGCCACGGGTTCGGAAGACGGTATGATCAGGGTATTGCAGGTATTACCCCATAAATTCT TGGGCGTGATAGCGTCCCATGAGGAATACCCAATCGAACGAATCAAGTTGGATCGAAATTCAAGATGGTTAGGAAGTGTCAGTCATGATGAATGTTTGAAATTGACGGACGTATCGGATTTATTCGAAGATTCAGATGGCGAgg acgaagagatggaagttgaACAGGAGAaacaaaagaagaagaagaacaagggtaaaggtggtttgggCGATTTGGGTAGGGGTGGTGCAGAACAGGAGAATGCGGATTTCTTTGCTGATTTGTAA